Proteins encoded by one window of Silvibacterium dinghuense:
- a CDS encoding FliH/SctL family protein: MSESAASARQAKVIRFEYPLAGEAPPEPVWPLEEEPVVASEEAEELRRRMEELEEERETLARQLRERIAAVREEAESAAREGVEQERRHVLEGIAAALQHALAEFEVSRSRYFASIEREAVELALAIAARILHRETQMDPLLLRGAVRVALGRLAEATEVQLVVPAAETALWEETLRMTTNLPVQPVISGDEHLRAGECRLIAAMGSVDLSVGAQLGEIERGFFDLLERRDAGPGASRRTSDAAIA, encoded by the coding sequence ATGAGTGAGAGCGCGGCATCGGCGCGGCAGGCGAAGGTAATCCGGTTTGAATATCCGTTGGCCGGCGAAGCGCCCCCGGAGCCGGTGTGGCCCCTGGAGGAAGAGCCGGTCGTGGCTTCCGAAGAGGCGGAGGAACTGCGGAGACGCATGGAGGAGCTGGAAGAGGAGCGTGAGACGCTGGCTCGGCAGCTACGCGAGCGGATCGCGGCGGTGCGCGAAGAGGCCGAGAGCGCGGCCCGCGAAGGCGTCGAGCAGGAGCGCAGGCATGTGCTCGAAGGCATCGCGGCAGCGCTCCAGCATGCTCTGGCGGAGTTCGAGGTTTCTCGCAGCCGCTACTTCGCTTCGATCGAACGCGAGGCAGTGGAACTGGCGCTGGCCATTGCGGCGCGCATCCTGCATCGCGAGACGCAGATGGACCCGCTGCTGCTGCGTGGCGCGGTGCGGGTGGCGCTGGGGCGGCTGGCCGAGGCAACTGAGGTGCAACTGGTGGTTCCAGCTGCGGAAACAGCGCTGTGGGAGGAAACGCTGCGTATGACGACTAATCTTCCCGTGCAGCCGGTTATCAGTGGAGATGAGCATCTGCGCGCGGGAGAGTGCCGCCTGATAGCTGCAATGGGATCGGTGGATCTAAGTGTGGGGGCACAGCTCGGAGAGATTGAACGAGGCTTTTTTGACCTGCTCGAACGACGAGACGCGGGACCGGGCGCGTCACGCAGGACATCCGATGCCGCCATTGCCTGA